The genomic stretch TAATAACAGCTATGACATTTTTGTGCTCTAAAACATTCCAAATTAATTCTACGTTAGCTGTTACATTTATGTTTGATTATAGAGTTTATATCATTAACTATGCTCAAGataacttcaaattatttatattagatatgTAGCCTCgaaaaatgtttgatatataatatacaataatacaccttttgacacttttgattgattttattgtgtacaatgtaCATCTTCGACATGGCAATATGCCGTCCCTTAGAAGAAGAATAAACCTCTCTACTCAAATTGAGTGTCCGAGGTAGAGCagagaaaatttataattttttcatggGCAGCATTAATGGGATAGTGCCACTAATTTCGTTGGCTCTATCGCTGGATTGCGGAAGAGGTGGTTCTAACCCTCTTCACTTACATATCCCAAAAACGTAGGATGTGAAACATGATTCTTTCCAGAAGCTGCAAAAAAGGCTTTATAGATTTAAGGGTTACTAACATTCCTGTCTTGGTGAACAACTAAAAACTCTTGTGTTAGTGTCGTAAAGATATTCAAGAAGGAGGtgtacttttaaaagaaattcattatttatatccACATCAGCACATGTTCCTCTATGTAACATAGGCCTATACACGGTACAGTGAGCGCAACCTACTGCTATTAAGAAAGTTTTTGAATTTAGGAATTTCTTCTGCACTTTCGGAACAAGTCTCGGATtgtagattgttttttttttaacataaaccctcttattattaaaattattaaatttatgtaaataatcttataattataaacaCGTTCATCATTAATATGCTtgatagaaaaattttatttaacaacttacCCATCATATCTCGCTGTGGCAGCCATTCCCGTATAATAACATTAGGCGGCGCCTCTGACAGAGGCTcttcgtattttaaaataacggtttcagaaatatttgaaaacacgtTCATGAACATTTGCGTTATTGCTTTCGGTAAAGCAGACATGCGGACCATTGATCCAAAGCTCATTATTATTACACCATTCATGGAGTTGTCTAAAATTTGTTGCATGTCCTAAAAATATACACGTTATATAGTTTGAGTATTGGTAAACCatgtaatattgatataatataatatacaaaaattatttgatttcagAAGTAAATAGGAGCGTTCAAGTTTGATGAACTTTTAACTTAATAGAATGTccttttcttttataaatgtttatatcgTATTCAAGCTAAATGTGGGGCTAGAAAGTAATTTTACCCTTTTTGTGAATTTGTTATTACAGAgtaattgttacaataaaaaacgaatctattaattatatagtatGCAATAATGTAAATAATCACGTGTTTTTATTAACCAACATAAGAATGACAGAATGTATTTTACTGTGTAAAAAGGCTATCTAATAGTCTACATTGGAAAACCTTTGTTTGttaaaaagttaatgtaaatATGCAATTTCACTAAAAGCTATTACTagcaaattacatattttatcaattgaACTGAATAAAAAGTCATCGTATTACCTTTGTGAGAGGTTTACTTTCTTTTATATGAATCCCTCCAATTTCAACGACACCGGGAGGAAAAGGTCGACTCTGAGCGAGGGTATGATAACTGTTGACAAAAATCAGAGAAGTGTTCTCTAAAACTTCACGTAGAGGTGGCAAAGTTTCCCCGAAAAAATTCTCTACAAGAGTTTGAGTATGTTTATCGTATACACAGAGGTGCCAGAATTTTGCATACACGAGAATAgcaatattatatactttttgcCACAAAGTCATTTGTGGACTAAAGTGTACGAGATAGTTAGGAATATAAGAGGGGTTGTCAGGTAACCCAACCCTCTCTGCACCCCAAGGAACGGCCATGCTGGTAGTGTAAGAAATCAGTGGAATCTTTAGTTTATGAGCTACGTAAGTAAAACAATCACTTGCAAACAATTCGGTAATCAAAAGATCGTATTGCTCTTTTGACTTCCACAGATGCTGAACTTTGGATTCTCCAAGAATTTTGCAGCAATCTTCGtgtatttctttcataaaatgtACTGTTTCCCACGGAGTTGGCATGACCTGTCTGATTTGGTCAATAGAGATTGCACTTATGCCGGGTGGTACAGTAGCAGAGCAGTCTACATCATTATAGTTCGGCAGAGGTTTCTTCTGTGGAAACGAAGAGAACACAGTGACCTGGTGCCCTCTGGCTGCTAACTCTTGGAACAGCGGCTCTATCACAATCCAATGACTTTTTGATGGAAACGGTACAAGTGCCAGAATTCGTGCACCATCACACACAGTAAAAAATGGCAGTAGTATTACTCCAATGTACATCTGAAATAGTCAAATAAAAGTGATCAGcttttaaacataatgtatattttatacgaACCACTTAGTAAGATGACTTCAAACCGATAATTAAGTGAGTTTACAACGTGTCAACCTACCAGTGATAATACACTTGCTTCTATAATCTCCATTGTCTTGTCAGCCGACAGTAAAGAGTGAGTATTGGGACACCTATTTTCGCTGTTTTGTAAACATGCTACACTACAGTAAAAACCACTTTTCTGGTATCCACACGCAGCTCCACATCTcttattacaataacatttgcAACAGATTATACATGTCAGGTAATTAGTTCCTTCTTATTGGGCTGTACATGTTATTGAAATTCCATCCTTAACTTTCAATAACAACGTTATTTCCTAACCATATATGTATTTGCAGGTACACTCTGTTTAAGTGTTCATATATTTCATTAGATTTAGGAGATACTGGTAACAAAAGAACACTTGTATTTTTGGCAGTTGCTTTTTGGATAGAATTAAATATGAACCTAAACCAAGCTACAcgtaaatccaatatatatatatatatatatattgatatattttaaaatacttctgcTAAATCTTCAAGtaaatcatttcatttcttaacatttctggcaaacttaatttttttaaatttaaaaacacagaaTAAGGATCACAACTCTTGAAAGCATGTAAAAATAACAtgttctttgtatttttttagcgACTTTTCTAAACCTTTCCATGATACTATATTTCATTGAACATTATCTTCAGAcggttttagaaaatatatttcacaatctAAATCCACCAATATCGTTAATAACATCAAGACAACGATATCTTATGAAActgtaacaacattttaaaatcccTAATTAATAGCTGTATCAACATAATTGTTCAAGTAGCggtgaaaattaatatttgtcaGCACCGCTTTCTGCTTGgcgtgtaaaaatattgttattacctAATTTAACCTAATTTTTGTTACTAGTCACAACAACACATTTCTCTTGAGTGATTTTCAAAAGCATATTTTCATCTTATTCAATATCtgcacattatttttcaatatgcGACTGTTCCTTCCGCCAGATATAATACGGTTTTTATACCTATCAAATACCACATAAGTGTTagtattacagttattatttaacaTCTACACAATGCTCCCATATCTTTGCCAACGTTTAATTTATTTGCCATTTACAACGATATAGTAAGACGCCTCCATCAATGACATCATAaccattttgaaacaattttaaattagtagaaattttcagaaataattggtaaaatattattttgttgtctTTTACAGATCGCCATCTTTGAATAGAGCAAAGAAATAAGGTGCCAGTtcattagttatataatttttcaggTCTTCataggttttgtttttttaaaaacgattGCATGAATATTGTcataaattgtaattgtgttattttttcgCTATTAgaggatttatttaatttttccttaataatttgaatttgtgtAGAATTCGTCCCTGGTATTTACGTAATTGCATTCAAACCTTCTTCACAAGAATCGTAACAATTTAACTCTTTATCTCCAGTAATTTTGCTAGATATATACATAATAGGATCAGTATTAAGAAAAATTTGTGCTTTGTG from Homalodisca vitripennis isolate AUS2020 chromosome 2, UT_GWSS_2.1, whole genome shotgun sequence encodes the following:
- the LOC124354958 gene encoding UDP-glycosyltransferase UGT5-like, with protein sequence MYIGVILLPFFTVCDGARILALVPFPSKSHWIVIEPLFQELAARGHQVTVFSSFPQKKPLPNYNDVDCSATVPPGISAISIDQIRQVMPTPWETVHFMKEIHEDCCKILGESKVQHLWKSKEQYDLLITELFASDCFTYVAHKLKIPLISYTTSMAVPWGAERVGLPDNPSYIPNYLVHFSPQMTLWQKVYNIAILVYAKFWHLCVYDKHTQTLVENFFGETLPPLREVLENTSLIFVNSYHTLAQSRPFPPGVVEIGGIHIKESKPLTKDMQQILDNSMNGVIIMSFGSMVRMSALPKAITQMFMNVFSNISETVILKYEEPLSEAPPNVIIREWLPQRDMMEHKNVIAVISHGGLGSLTETVYVGKPMIGIPLFADQYVNIENIVRRGAGIQLDYDDLSEEKIRVAVNEIVHNPKYKDNMRELSRQFRDRPMTPLQTAVYWTEYVIRHQGAPHLQPASVSMPLYQYLLLDVIVVLAVLLASVFLVLYWLIRFTFYIRTPIASKKTVNVKKYN